Proteins encoded by one window of Acuticoccus sp. MNP-M23:
- a CDS encoding TspO/MBR family protein codes for MENWTLFLVFIGVNVLAASSGAFFMPGAWYRALNKPPWTPPDWLFGPAWTLLFLMIAYAGYRFTVDAAPGERTVPLMLYGLQLVANAGWSALFFGARRVDLALADAILMFVTIAATILAFYPHSPIAAYLMVPYLLWVGFASALNYSIMRRNAS; via the coding sequence ATGGAGAACTGGACGCTTTTTCTGGTTTTTATAGGCGTCAACGTTCTCGCCGCATCCAGCGGTGCGTTCTTCATGCCCGGCGCTTGGTACCGGGCCCTCAACAAGCCGCCGTGGACCCCGCCGGACTGGCTGTTCGGTCCGGCCTGGACCTTGCTTTTCCTGATGATCGCCTACGCCGGCTACCGCTTCACGGTTGACGCTGCGCCGGGCGAGCGCACGGTCCCCCTCATGCTCTACGGGTTGCAGCTTGTCGCCAACGCGGGCTGGTCGGCTTTGTTCTTCGGCGCGCGACGGGTCGACCTTGCCCTTGCTGACGCAATTTTGATGTTCGTCACAATCGCCGCGACAATCCTGGCATTCTACCCCCATTCCCCGATAGCGGCCTACCTGATGGTGCCGTATCTTCTTTGGGTCGGCTTTGCGAGCGCGCTCAACTATAGCATCATGCGCCGCAATGCCTCATGA
- a CDS encoding CinA family protein, which translates to MISPFDDELGRRAEAVLDAARARGKMLVTAESCTGGLVAAVLTAIAGSSDAVEGGFITYSNDAKVRLGVPSFVIEQHGAVSEETARAMAEAACAAAYRPGITVAAVSITGVAGPGGGSASKPVGLVHFGASDGTLTLHRAMKFGDIGRGAVRLASVDTALALLLSLLSDPRP; encoded by the coding sequence ATGATTTCACCCTTTGACGATGAGCTGGGCCGGCGGGCAGAAGCGGTGCTCGATGCAGCACGCGCCCGCGGCAAGATGTTGGTGACGGCAGAATCGTGCACCGGCGGCCTCGTCGCGGCGGTGCTGACCGCCATTGCCGGGTCGTCCGACGCGGTTGAAGGCGGCTTCATCACCTACTCCAACGATGCCAAGGTCCGCCTTGGTGTTCCCTCCTTCGTCATCGAACAGCATGGCGCGGTCAGCGAAGAAACCGCCCGCGCGATGGCGGAGGCCGCGTGCGCCGCAGCGTACCGGCCCGGCATCACAGTGGCAGCGGTGTCCATAACGGGCGTTGCGGGACCGGGTGGCGGCTCGGCGTCAAAGCCTGTGGGGCTCGTGCATTTTGGCGCCAGCGATGGAACGCTAACACTTCACCGCGCGATGAAGTTTGGTGATATCGGTCGCGGTGCGGTGCGGCTTGCCAGTGTGGACACTGCACTGGCGCTGCTCCTCTCGCTTCTGTCTGACCCCCGGCCTTGA
- a CDS encoding bifunctional 2-C-methyl-D-erythritol 4-phosphate cytidylyltransferase/2-C-methyl-D-erythritol 2,4-cyclodiphosphate synthase, protein MVNKTDAVVVAAGRGTRSGSATPKQFLPIGGVPVVARCVDALLHHPLIRRVAVAIGPDDAAAFDAAIGSRRARILTVTGGGTRQASVAAAMDALAGDPPDNVLIHDGARPFVSAAVVTRVVEALATASAVIPAVAVADTLKRVDGDNVTETVARDGLVQAQTPQGFHFAPLQAAHAAAADTLTDDAGLMEAAGHPVRVVEGERANYKLTTADDLADAARAFAITTVGQGFDVHRLVPGGPLILGGLTLESPVRLDGHSDADVALHALTDALFGAIGDGDIGHHFPPSDPKWRGAASDQFLAYACERVRAAGEIVHLDLTVICETPKIGPVRDAMRDRIAEICSLPPESVSVKATTTERLGFTGRGEGIAAQALATVRRR, encoded by the coding sequence ATGGTGAATAAAACCGATGCCGTGGTGGTGGCAGCCGGGCGCGGCACACGTTCGGGCAGCGCCACGCCGAAACAATTCCTGCCCATTGGCGGTGTGCCGGTGGTGGCGCGCTGCGTGGACGCGCTTTTGCACCACCCGCTGATCCGGCGCGTTGCAGTGGCCATCGGGCCGGACGATGCGGCGGCGTTCGATGCCGCCATCGGCAGCCGGCGCGCGCGCATTCTCACCGTCACCGGCGGGGGCACGCGCCAGGCCTCCGTCGCCGCCGCGATGGATGCCCTTGCCGGCGACCCGCCGGACAACGTGCTGATCCACGATGGCGCGCGCCCGTTCGTCAGCGCCGCCGTGGTGACCCGCGTGGTGGAGGCCCTTGCCACGGCGTCTGCGGTGATCCCGGCGGTTGCCGTGGCCGATACGCTGAAGCGCGTTGACGGCGATAACGTGACGGAAACCGTCGCGCGGGACGGTCTTGTCCAGGCGCAGACGCCCCAGGGCTTCCATTTCGCCCCGCTGCAGGCAGCCCACGCTGCAGCCGCAGACACACTCACCGACGACGCCGGCCTGATGGAAGCGGCCGGTCATCCCGTGCGCGTGGTGGAGGGCGAACGGGCCAACTACAAGCTCACCACCGCCGACGACCTTGCGGATGCCGCACGCGCGTTCGCCATCACCACCGTCGGCCAAGGGTTCGACGTCCACCGTCTGGTCCCCGGCGGACCGCTCATTCTGGGCGGCCTCACGCTGGAGAGCCCCGTGCGCCTCGATGGCCACAGCGATGCGGACGTGGCACTCCATGCGCTGACCGACGCGCTGTTCGGTGCCATCGGCGACGGCGACATTGGCCACCACTTCCCCCCGTCCGATCCGAAATGGCGCGGCGCAGCATCCGACCAGTTTCTCGCTTATGCGTGCGAGCGGGTGCGTGCTGCCGGCGAAATCGTCCATCTGGACCTGACGGTCATCTGCGAAACGCCGAAAATCGGCCCGGTGCGGGACGCCATGCGCGACAGGATAGCCGAAATCTGCTCGCTGCCTCCCGAGTCCGTTTCGGTGAAGGCGACCACCACCGAGCGTCTCGGCTTTACCGGCCGCGGCGAGGGTATTGCCGCCCAGGCGCTGGCCACGGTGCGCCGGCGATGA
- the dusB gene encoding tRNA dihydrouridine synthase DusB — MNVVTVGSLAIKGRAFLAPMSGISDWPFRRLAARFGASLVVSEMVASDRLIAREAETRLKLEGAGLDIHAVQLAGCRAQDLAEAARLAEAAGAHLIDINMGCPAKRVVGGWAGSALMRDLDHAARLIAATVAAVSVPVTVKMRLGYDRTNLNAPELARRAEAEGAKLVTVHGRTRCQKYKGCADWAAIAPVKRAVLVPVIANGDCAGIADARAMMAASGADGVMVGRASLGAPWLPGAIAAALDGKPVPNTPSLAERAAIAQEHLDMLSASAGPILGVRLMRKHTAAYIDGLAVPEALRRAALTAETPRIAAEALRAVFDAAEPMTGKAAA, encoded by the coding sequence ATGAATGTTGTCACAGTTGGCTCCCTCGCAATCAAGGGGCGGGCGTTCCTCGCGCCGATGTCCGGCATCAGCGACTGGCCGTTCCGCAGGCTTGCCGCCCGGTTCGGCGCATCGCTTGTCGTCAGCGAGATGGTGGCGAGCGATCGGCTGATCGCGCGGGAGGCCGAAACCCGCCTCAAGCTGGAGGGGGCCGGGCTGGACATCCACGCCGTGCAGCTTGCCGGCTGCCGCGCGCAAGACCTTGCCGAAGCTGCGCGCCTTGCCGAAGCCGCCGGCGCCCACCTCATCGACATTAACATGGGCTGCCCGGCCAAGCGCGTCGTGGGCGGCTGGGCGGGCTCCGCGCTGATGCGTGACCTCGACCATGCGGCTCGGCTGATCGCGGCAACCGTGGCCGCCGTCTCCGTCCCGGTCACCGTGAAGATGCGGCTTGGCTACGACCGCACGAACCTCAACGCACCCGAGCTTGCGCGGCGCGCGGAGGCGGAAGGGGCGAAGCTCGTCACCGTCCACGGCCGCACCCGCTGCCAGAAATACAAGGGTTGCGCCGACTGGGCGGCAATCGCGCCGGTCAAGCGTGCCGTCCTTGTTCCGGTGATTGCCAACGGCGACTGTGCCGGCATCGCCGACGCCCGCGCCATGATGGCAGCGTCAGGCGCCGATGGCGTCATGGTCGGCCGCGCGAGCCTTGGCGCACCGTGGCTGCCGGGCGCGATCGCCGCCGCCCTCGACGGAAAGCCCGTGCCGAACACCCCCTCGCTCGCAGAGCGCGCTGCAATCGCACAGGAACACCTCGACATGCTGAGTGCATCGGCTGGACCCATCCTCGGCGTGCGGCTGATGCGCAAGCACACCGCCGCCTACATCGACGGCCTCGCGGTGCCCGAAGCGCTGCGCCGGGCGGCACTCACGGCCGAAACGCCGCGCATTGCCGCCGAAGCGCTGCGGGCCGTGTTCGACGCGGCCGAACCCATGACCGGAAAGGCGGCCGCATGA
- a CDS encoding nitrogen regulation protein NR(II) yields the protein MNMSSRRITPPAILNALPHAILVLNGEDEIITANDAAQAFFGVSLTHMRKRPLSAFAPFGSPLLSLPAMVRAENASLVEYRVDLSSPRGSGAGHIVDIHAVPMPEDPEVVVLTLDRPSMAEKIDRALTSRSAARSVSGLAAMLAHEIRNPLSGIRGAAQLIEPALNESDRLLAQLITDETDRIVKLIDRMEVFGDARPVQRTPVNIHDVLEHVERLARSGFARGIEIRKQFDPSLPFVHANRDQLVQVFLNLVKNAAEAGGDKGTITLTTAFRPGMRVQAPGSPHKVRLPLEFCVKDDGPGVPDDLVPHLFEPFVTTKTNGTGLGLALVAKIIGDHGGVIEIDSGQGSGTTVRILMPAYEGNDTEELQ from the coding sequence ATGAACATGTCTTCTCGCCGGATCACGCCGCCCGCAATTCTCAATGCGTTGCCCCACGCCATCCTCGTCCTCAATGGCGAGGACGAGATCATTACCGCCAACGATGCCGCACAGGCCTTCTTCGGTGTCAGCCTCACCCACATGCGCAAGCGGCCGCTCTCCGCCTTCGCACCGTTCGGCTCGCCGCTCCTGTCGCTGCCCGCCATGGTGCGGGCGGAAAATGCGTCGCTGGTGGAATACCGGGTCGACCTGTCGTCGCCGCGCGGGTCGGGGGCCGGCCACATTGTCGACATTCATGCCGTGCCGATGCCGGAAGACCCCGAGGTGGTGGTCCTGACGCTCGACCGGCCGTCCATGGCCGAGAAGATCGACCGGGCGCTCACCTCGCGCAGTGCGGCGCGCTCCGTGTCCGGTCTTGCAGCAATGCTTGCCCACGAAATCCGCAATCCGCTGTCCGGCATCCGCGGGGCCGCCCAGCTCATCGAGCCGGCGCTCAATGAAAGCGACCGGCTGCTTGCCCAGCTCATCACCGACGAGACCGACCGCATCGTCAAGCTGATCGACCGGATGGAGGTGTTCGGCGACGCGCGTCCGGTGCAGCGCACGCCGGTCAACATCCACGATGTGCTGGAACATGTGGAGCGGCTCGCCCGGTCCGGCTTTGCGCGCGGGATCGAGATCCGCAAGCAGTTCGACCCTTCGCTGCCGTTCGTGCACGCCAATCGCGACCAGCTTGTGCAGGTTTTCCTGAACCTCGTGAAGAATGCAGCGGAGGCCGGGGGCGACAAGGGCACGATCACCCTCACCACCGCCTTCCGTCCCGGCATGCGCGTGCAGGCGCCGGGGTCGCCCCACAAGGTGCGCCTGCCGCTGGAGTTTTGCGTCAAGGACGACGGGCCGGGCGTGCCGGATGATCTGGTGCCGCATCTGTTCGAGCCGTTCGTCACCACAAAAACCAACGGAACTGGCCTTGGACTTGCCCTTGTTGCCAAGATCATCGGCGATCATGGCGGCGTGATCGAGATCGATTCCGGCCAGGGCTCCGGCACCACAGTCCGTATTCTGATGCCCGCGTATGAGGGCAATGACACCGAGGAGCTTCAATGA
- the ntrC gene encoding nitrogen regulation protein NR(I) encodes MTGTILVADDDGAIRTVLNQALSRAGYDVRCTGNAATLWSWIDRGEGDLVITDVIMPDENAFELLPRVKKRRPDLPVVVISAQNTFMTAIRASERGAYEYLPKPFDLKELISVVGRALAEPRSRQLEKLPDVGEPMPLVGRSPAMQEIYRVLARLMQTDLTVLIHGESGTGKELVARALHDYGKRRKGPFVAINMAAIPKELIEAELFGYEKGAFTGATSRHPGRFEQAEGGTLFLDEIGDMPMEAQTRLLRVLQEGEYTTVGGRTPLRTNVRIVAATNRDLRQWIGQGLFREDLYFRLNVVPLRLPPLRERKEDVPDLAHHFFAVCEAEGLPVKRMDTEAVAALQNHRWPGNVRELENLIRRIAALYPEDVITAQHIENELDDGPAQPAATPAGNPSETLQESVERHLSDYFAEFGSALPPPGLYHRIMRDVEYPLVSAALAATRGNQIKAAELLGVNRNTLRKKIRDLDVRMMRGVR; translated from the coding sequence ATGACGGGGACGATCCTTGTCGCCGACGACGACGGCGCGATCCGTACTGTCCTGAACCAGGCGCTGTCGCGCGCAGGGTACGATGTGCGCTGCACCGGGAACGCTGCAACGCTGTGGAGCTGGATCGATCGCGGTGAGGGCGATCTGGTCATCACCGATGTCATCATGCCCGACGAAAACGCCTTCGAGCTTCTGCCCCGCGTGAAAAAGCGCCGGCCGGACCTGCCGGTGGTGGTGATCAGCGCGCAAAACACCTTCATGACCGCCATCCGCGCCTCCGAGCGCGGGGCCTACGAATATCTGCCCAAGCCGTTCGACCTGAAGGAACTCATCAGTGTCGTGGGCCGGGCGCTGGCCGAACCGCGCTCGCGTCAGCTTGAGAAGCTGCCCGACGTCGGCGAGCCCATGCCACTTGTGGGCCGCTCGCCGGCGATGCAGGAAATCTACCGGGTGCTGGCCCGGCTGATGCAGACCGATCTCACGGTCCTGATCCACGGCGAAAGCGGCACCGGCAAGGAGCTGGTCGCCCGCGCCCTGCACGACTACGGCAAGCGCCGCAAAGGCCCGTTCGTCGCCATCAACATGGCGGCAATCCCCAAGGAGCTGATCGAGGCGGAGCTGTTCGGCTACGAAAAGGGCGCCTTCACCGGCGCCACCAGCCGCCATCCCGGCCGGTTCGAGCAGGCCGAGGGCGGCACGCTGTTCCTGGACGAGATCGGCGACATGCCCATGGAGGCGCAGACGCGGCTTCTGCGCGTGCTGCAGGAGGGGGAATACACCACTGTTGGCGGACGGACACCGCTGCGCACCAACGTGCGCATCGTGGCGGCCACCAACCGGGACCTGCGCCAGTGGATCGGGCAGGGGCTGTTTCGCGAGGACCTGTATTTCCGCCTCAACGTCGTGCCGCTGCGCCTGCCGCCGCTGCGCGAGCGCAAGGAGGACGTTCCGGATCTGGCGCACCATTTCTTTGCCGTGTGCGAAGCGGAGGGCCTGCCCGTCAAGCGGATGGACACCGAGGCGGTTGCCGCGCTGCAGAACCACCGCTGGCCTGGCAACGTCCGTGAGCTGGAAAACCTCATCCGCCGCATCGCAGCGCTCTACCCCGAAGACGTCATCACCGCGCAGCACATCGAGAACGAACTCGATGACGGCCCGGCGCAACCGGCCGCAACGCCCGCCGGCAACCCCAGCGAGACGTTGCAGGAATCCGTGGAGCGTCACCTCAGCGACTATTTTGCCGAGTTCGGTTCGGCGTTGCCACCGCCCGGCCTCTACCACCGGATCATGCGCGACGTGGAATATCCGCTTGTGAGTGCGGCGCTGGCCGCAACGCGGGGCAACCAGATCAAGGCCGCCGAGCTTCTGGGCGTCAACCGCAACACGCTGCGCAAGAAGATCCGCGATCTGGACGTGCGGATGATGCGCGGGGTGCGCTGA
- a CDS encoding YqaE/Pmp3 family membrane protein, with the protein MADIIRIICAVLLPPLGVFLQVGLGLQFWLNILLTLFGYIPGIIHAIWIIARR; encoded by the coding sequence ATGGCCGATATCATTCGCATTATCTGTGCAGTTCTGCTTCCGCCGCTCGGCGTGTTCCTTCAGGTCGGCCTCGGTCTGCAGTTCTGGCTCAACATCCTGCTGACGCTTTTCGGCTACATCCCCGGCATCATCCACGCCATCTGGATCATTGCGCGCCGCTAG
- the cysS gene encoding cysteine--tRNA ligase: MNASISLHDTRTRRKAPFTPIDPANVRVYVCGPTVYDLAHIGNARPNIVFDVLFRVLRQTYGADHVTYVRNFTDVDDKINARAAERGISIAELADGTIAAFNADMAALGCLEPTRQPRATHHIADMRQMIDRLVETGNAYVAEDHVLFAVASMDDYGALSGRSLDEMMAGARVEVAPYKRDPMDFVLWKPSREGEPGWPSPAGIAAEGRPGWHIECSAMAHTHLGDTFDIHGGGIDLAFPHHENERAQTKSALGVSEMASVWMHNGFLQVEGRKMAKSEGNFITIRDALSEASGAVVRLAMLMTHYRQPIDWTATRLGEADAILKAWTHAPAAAAPGAVDEAVLAALADDLNTPLAIARLGELARSGADTLDASALLLGIDVAAIRTTTTAASNNARAAIAPQVEALIADRLAARADRRFADADRIRDEIVALGVRIMDGKAADGTLVTEWDLGG, encoded by the coding sequence ATGAACGCTTCAATCTCGCTCCACGACACGCGAACGCGCCGCAAGGCCCCGTTCACCCCCATCGATCCGGCGAACGTGCGCGTCTATGTGTGCGGGCCGACGGTGTACGACCTTGCCCACATCGGCAACGCGCGCCCCAACATCGTGTTCGATGTCCTGTTCCGCGTGCTGCGGCAGACCTACGGCGCCGACCACGTCACCTATGTGCGCAATTTCACCGATGTGGATGACAAGATCAACGCGCGGGCGGCCGAACGCGGCATTTCCATCGCCGAGCTGGCAGACGGGACCATCGCCGCATTCAATGCCGACATGGCGGCCCTCGGGTGCCTCGAGCCGACCCGGCAGCCCCGCGCCACCCACCATATCGCCGACATGCGCCAGATGATCGACCGTCTGGTCGAGACCGGCAACGCCTATGTGGCGGAGGACCATGTCCTCTTCGCCGTCGCCTCCATGGACGATTATGGCGCGCTGTCGGGCCGAAGCCTCGACGAGATGATGGCCGGCGCCCGCGTGGAGGTCGCCCCTTACAAGCGCGACCCCATGGACTTTGTCCTGTGGAAGCCATCCCGCGAAGGCGAGCCGGGGTGGCCGAGCCCTGCCGGCATTGCGGCTGAGGGGCGGCCGGGCTGGCATATCGAATGCTCGGCCATGGCCCACACCCACCTTGGCGACACGTTCGACATCCACGGTGGCGGGATCGACCTTGCCTTCCCCCACCACGAGAATGAGCGGGCGCAGACCAAGAGCGCGCTGGGCGTCTCGGAAATGGCCTCGGTCTGGATGCACAACGGCTTCCTCCAGGTGGAGGGCCGCAAGATGGCGAAGTCCGAAGGCAACTTCATCACCATCCGCGATGCGCTGTCGGAGGCATCCGGCGCCGTGGTGCGCCTTGCAATGCTGATGACCCACTACCGCCAGCCGATCGACTGGACGGCGACCCGGCTTGGCGAGGCCGATGCCATCTTGAAGGCATGGACCCATGCGCCGGCCGCCGCTGCGCCGGGCGCGGTGGACGAGGCGGTGCTTGCGGCGCTCGCAGACGATCTCAACACCCCGCTCGCCATCGCGCGCCTCGGCGAGCTTGCACGGTCCGGCGCCGATACGCTGGACGCCAGCGCGCTTCTTCTTGGCATCGACGTTGCGGCCATCCGCACCACCACCACGGCTGCAAGCAACAACGCACGCGCTGCAATTGCCCCGCAGGTGGAGGCGCTCATTGCAGACCGGCTCGCAGCCCGCGCCGACCGCCGTTTTGCCGATGCCGACCGGATCCGCGACGAGATCGTCGCCCTCGGCGTACGGATCATGGACGGCAAGGCCGCGGACGGAACGCTGGTGACCGAGTGGGATCTGGGCGGCTGA